One window of Nostoc sp. C052 genomic DNA carries:
- a CDS encoding element excision factor XisI family protein — translation MAKVEQYRQLIQELLLAYSEIKASNEEVEAEVILAPMTENQNTRGAILHY, via the coding sequence ATGGCAAAAGTAGAACAGTACCGTCAACTTATTCAAGAACTACTACTAGCTTACAGCGAAATCAAAGCCAGCAACGAAGAAGTTGAAGCAGAAGTGATTTTGGCTCCTATGACCGAGAATCAAAACACAAGAGGTGCAATTTTACATTACTAG
- a CDS encoding EboA family metabolite traffic protein, translated as MSKVNKLLHQWLLNSVSEKAFAWLEQKQAQIASGAAERVFFTAFSAVPRYLGKEDLQLTFQDLEAAQDVIPGWYPGHWSVDQAGRTLLLLALPYDDTQGYLRSLDQFFSTADMGELVVLYQSLPLLPHPELHRHRTAEGIRSNMSNVFQAIALRNPYPANYLDNAAWNQMVLKAVFVGSPLHLIWGLDQRANPELAKMLADYAHERWAAKRSVTPELWRPVGRFADSAIITDLEKVLANGAIDEQEAAALACAESPLPQAQALLSHYPDLQLSIQQGNLTWSSFSRERLFVYK; from the coding sequence ATGAGTAAAGTAAACAAGTTACTGCATCAATGGTTGTTAAATTCTGTTTCAGAAAAAGCTTTTGCTTGGCTGGAACAGAAGCAGGCACAGATTGCTAGTGGTGCTGCGGAACGAGTGTTTTTTACGGCTTTTAGTGCTGTACCGCGCTATCTCGGTAAAGAGGATTTGCAGCTAACATTCCAGGACTTAGAAGCAGCACAAGATGTCATTCCCGGTTGGTATCCTGGTCATTGGAGTGTAGATCAAGCAGGTCGCACACTCTTACTTTTAGCTTTGCCCTACGATGATACTCAGGGGTATTTGCGATCGCTCGATCAATTCTTCTCCACTGCCGATATGGGGGAGTTAGTTGTTCTTTATCAAAGTTTGCCATTATTGCCGCATCCAGAATTACATCGCCACCGTACTGCTGAGGGAATTCGCAGCAATATGAGTAATGTATTTCAAGCCATAGCATTACGCAATCCCTATCCTGCGAATTATTTAGATAATGCTGCTTGGAATCAGATGGTGCTGAAGGCTGTGTTTGTCGGCAGTCCGTTGCATCTAATTTGGGGTCTAGATCAGCGTGCTAACCCAGAATTGGCAAAGATGCTGGCAGACTATGCCCATGAACGCTGGGCAGCTAAACGCTCAGTTACACCAGAACTTTGGCGACCTGTAGGGCGGTTTGCCGATAGCGCCATCATCACAGATTTAGAAAAAGTACTGGCTAATGGGGCTATAGACGAGCAAGAAGCAGCAGCATTAGCTTGTGCTGAGTCTCCTTTACCCCAAGCACAAGCATTACTTTCTCATTACCCAGATTTACAGTTATCCATTCAACAAGGTAATCTGACTTGGAGCAGTTTTAGCCGCGAGCGACTCTTTGTTTACAAATAG
- a CDS encoding ISAs1 family transposase, translated as MASAIRQHWGIENSVHWTLDVTFHEDESRIRSLHSPQNFALLRRIALNALERESSFRRSIRQKSRREAMSDCYMLSVLAAALSNSVSLP; from the coding sequence ATTGCTAGTGCAATTCGCCAGCATTGGGGAATAGAAAATTCTGTTCATTGGACATTAGATGTTACCTTTCATGAGGATGAGTCCCGAATTCGTTCTCTGCACAGCCCACAAAACTTTGCTTTACTACGTCGTATTGCCCTGAATGCATTAGAGCGAGAATCATCTTTTCGTCGCAGTATTCGCCAAAAATCACGACGAGAAGCTATGAGCGATTGCTATATGCTTTCTGTGTTGGCTGCGGCTCTCTCAAACTCAGTATCTCTGCCATAA
- a CDS encoding Txe/YoeB family addiction module toxin — MIYTKQAQKDAKKLASSNLKENAEELLAVLKENPFQNPLPYEKLVGDLSGAYSRRINIQHRLVYEVIESEQVVKIIRMWTHYE, encoded by the coding sequence TTGATTTACACAAAACAAGCGCAAAAAGACGCGAAGAAATTAGCTTCTAGTAACTTAAAGGAAAATGCCGAGGAATTACTCGCAGTCCTTAAAGAAAATCCTTTTCAAAATCCTCTACCTTATGAAAAGCTGGTTGGTGACTTATCAGGTGCTTATTCTCGGAGGATTAATATACAGCATCGGTTAGTATATGAGGTCATCGAATCCGAGCAAGTAGTCAAGATAATTCGTATGTGGACGCATTACGAGTAA
- the eboE gene encoding metabolite traffic protein EboE encodes MKVTKNNNFHLTYCSNIHPGESWLEVFANLKTYIPELKSRLAPTKPFGIGLRLADIAAKQLLESNNLAQFQTWLTQQDLYVFTLNGFPFGGFHRQVVKDQVYLPDWSTEERVNYTLNLAQILATLLPEELEGGISTLPLSYKPWWEKDQANFEKVLKKSCLNIALVVVEMIRICEETGKILHIDLEPEPDGLIENTSEIIDFYQNWLLPIGGNYLSEKLNIEQSLAEIKLLEHVRICYDTCHFSVEYEQPKSVFTRLQSAGIKIGKIQISAAIQVKIPAELEKRSLIVERLRPFAESTYLHQVIERRNDGTLHHYPDLITALPHLEQSLAEEWRTHFHVPIFIHDYQILQSTQDDIATVLHLLQTNNACSHLEIETYTWDVLPSEIKIDLLTSIQREYEWVLKEFAAN; translated from the coding sequence ATGAAAGTTACAAAAAACAATAATTTTCACTTAACTTATTGCAGCAATATTCATCCTGGTGAAAGTTGGCTAGAAGTTTTCGCTAATTTAAAAACCTATATTCCCGAACTAAAATCGCGTTTAGCGCCTACAAAACCTTTTGGTATTGGCTTGAGGTTAGCAGATATCGCCGCAAAACAACTTTTAGAAAGTAATAACTTAGCTCAATTCCAAACTTGGCTGACTCAGCAAGATTTATATGTTTTTACCTTAAACGGATTCCCTTTTGGCGGATTTCATCGACAGGTAGTAAAAGACCAAGTTTATTTACCAGATTGGTCTACCGAAGAACGGGTTAATTATACATTAAACTTGGCACAAATTTTAGCTACTCTATTACCAGAAGAACTTGAAGGCGGAATTTCTACACTACCATTATCCTATAAACCTTGGTGGGAAAAAGACCAAGCAAATTTCGAGAAAGTTTTGAAAAAGAGTTGTTTGAATATAGCACTAGTTGTTGTAGAAATGATTCGCATCTGCGAAGAGACAGGAAAGATACTCCATATTGATTTAGAACCTGAGCCTGATGGTTTAATTGAAAATACCTCAGAAATAATTGATTTCTATCAAAATTGGTTATTGCCAATTGGCGGTAATTATTTATCAGAAAAGCTAAATATTGAACAGAGTTTAGCAGAGATTAAATTGCTAGAACACGTTCGTATTTGCTATGATACCTGTCATTTTTCAGTGGAATATGAGCAGCCAAAGTCTGTATTTACACGTTTGCAATCGGCAGGAATTAAGATTGGCAAGATTCAAATCAGCGCTGCAATTCAAGTAAAAATACCTGCTGAACTTGAGAAGCGTAGTTTGATAGTTGAACGTTTACGTCCTTTTGCAGAATCTACCTATCTTCACCAGGTAATAGAACGTCGTAACGATGGTACACTCCATCACTATCCTGACTTAATAACTGCATTACCACATTTAGAGCAATCTCTAGCTGAAGAATGGCGCACTCACTTTCATGTCCCAATTTTTATTCATGATTATCAAATTTTGCAATCTACCCAAGACGATATTGCCACTGTTTTGCATCTACTTCAGACAAACAATGCTTGCTCACATTTAGAAATTGAGACTTACACTTGGGATGTATTGCCATCAGAAATTAAGATAGATTTGCTGACTTCTATTCAGCGTGAATATGAGTGGGTATTAAAAGAATTTGCCGCAAATTAA
- a CDS encoding YdcF family protein, whose product MKRKFTIKSLISIKKKSANLWQLLQKLTSGLYVILGVWLIFTTITLVFASLQPVDAFFVLGGSIRRETYVAQQAKQYPQTPILISHGSPDPCIRLIFEAELAELQNVWLENCANSTFENFYYGIPILRHWGVHKVMLITSPSHLPRAVWIAQILLGAHGIWVESEIVQESGVPGNNESWLKTGLDVTRSLFWAILSQFIQPQCSNVTKLTEVDMPAWENRGFHCEHQGGLRR is encoded by the coding sequence ATGAAACGCAAATTTACCATCAAATCATTAATTTCTATTAAAAAAAAATCGGCTAATCTGTGGCAATTGTTACAAAAACTAACTAGCGGATTGTACGTTATCTTGGGTGTTTGGCTGATTTTTACTACTATAACCTTAGTTTTTGCTTCCTTGCAGCCTGTAGATGCCTTCTTTGTGCTTGGTGGCAGTATTCGTCGAGAGACTTATGTCGCCCAACAAGCAAAACAATACCCACAAACCCCAATTTTAATTTCTCATGGTTCCCCCGATCCCTGTATACGGTTAATTTTTGAGGCGGAATTGGCAGAGTTACAAAACGTTTGGTTAGAAAACTGCGCGAATTCTACCTTTGAAAATTTTTATTATGGTATTCCAATTTTGCGACATTGGGGAGTGCATAAAGTCATGTTGATTACCTCACCGAGTCATTTACCTAGAGCCGTATGGATCGCACAGATTCTTTTGGGCGCTCATGGTATTTGGGTAGAGTCAGAGATTGTTCAGGAGTCGGGTGTGCCTGGTAATAATGAATCTTGGCTTAAAACTGGGTTAGATGTAACACGCAGCTTATTTTGGGCGATTTTAAGTCAATTTATTCAACCGCAATGCTCAAATGTCACAAAACTTACCGAAGTAGATATGCCAGCTTGGGAGAATCGAGGTTTTCATTGTGAACACCAAGGTGGGTTGAGGAGATAA
- a CDS encoding alkaline phosphatase family protein yields MKKTAIINVVGLTPSLLGENTPFLSFWAAKGQVVPIATVLPAVTCSVQATYLTGKLPDEHGIVANGWYFRDECEVKFWRQSNKLVQAPKVWEIAKSIDPSFTCANLFWWYNMYSSVDYAITPRPMYPADGRKLPDIYTHPSDVRSQIQSDLGNFPLFGFWGPKTSISSSQWIANSAKWIEERYSPTLSLVYLPHLDYCLQKFGNNQTQIQADLREIDAVCGDLIEYYQARNTQVIILSEYGITPVSKAVDLNRVLRENGLIAVREELGRELLDFGASIAFAVADHQIAHVYVNDPAYISKVRSLLEATEGVAQVLDDEGKQAYHLDHSRSGELVAIAQPDAWFTYYYWLDDAKAPDFARTVDIHRKPGYDPVELFLDPQIKFPQVKVALKLLQKQLGFRYLMDVIPLDASLVRGSHGTINASPNEGPLFITHQTHLVDENRIEATDVFSLILKHLNQK; encoded by the coding sequence ATGAAAAAAACAGCTATTATAAATGTTGTAGGATTAACACCTAGCTTATTAGGAGAAAACACACCGTTTTTATCTTTTTGGGCTGCTAAAGGTCAAGTAGTTCCGATCGCAACAGTATTACCTGCTGTAACTTGTTCTGTTCAGGCTACTTATTTAACAGGAAAATTGCCTGATGAACATGGGATTGTCGCTAATGGTTGGTACTTCCGCGACGAATGTGAAGTGAAATTTTGGCGACAATCTAATAAACTAGTGCAGGCTCCCAAAGTTTGGGAAATCGCTAAATCAATTGATCCAAGCTTCACTTGTGCCAACCTTTTTTGGTGGTACAACATGTATTCTTCAGTAGATTATGCCATTACGCCGCGCCCAATGTATCCCGCCGATGGGAGAAAATTACCTGATATTTATACCCATCCTAGTGATGTGCGATCGCAAATTCAATCTGATTTAGGAAACTTCCCTCTGTTCGGTTTCTGGGGGCCAAAAACTTCCATTAGTTCTAGTCAATGGATTGCCAATTCCGCAAAATGGATTGAGGAACGCTATAGCCCGACACTATCACTAGTTTATTTACCACATTTAGATTACTGTCTGCAAAAATTTGGTAACAATCAAACACAGATTCAAGCAGATTTGCGAGAAATTGATGCTGTTTGTGGCGATTTAATTGAATATTATCAAGCACGTAATACTCAGGTAATTATTCTTTCTGAGTATGGCATTACGCCAGTTTCTAAAGCTGTGGATTTGAACCGTGTATTACGGGAAAATGGTTTAATTGCTGTACGGGAAGAATTGGGGCGAGAACTACTCGATTTTGGTGCTAGTATTGCCTTTGCTGTTGCCGATCACCAAATTGCTCATGTATATGTGAACGATCCAGCATATATCTCGAAAGTGCGATCGCTTTTAGAAGCGACTGAAGGCGTGGCGCAGGTATTAGATGATGAAGGTAAACAAGCCTACCATCTCGATCATTCTAGATCGGGAGAGTTGGTAGCGATCGCTCAACCTGATGCTTGGTTTACCTATTATTATTGGCTAGATGATGCAAAAGCACCTGATTTTGCTAGAACTGTAGATATTCACCGCAAACCTGGTTACGATCCTGTAGAACTTTTCCTCGATCCGCAAATTAAATTTCCTCAAGTAAAAGTTGCTCTCAAGTTACTTCAGAAACAACTAGGTTTTCGCTACCTCATGGACGTGATTCCTTTGGATGCTTCCCTGGTGCGTGGCTCTCATGGTACTATTAACGCCTCTCCAAATGAAGGTCCTCTATTTATCACCCATCAAACTCACCTAGTTGATGAAAATCGAATTGAGGCGACAGATGTTTTCTCGTTGATTCTCAAGCATTTAAATCAGAAGTAG
- a CDS encoding glycosyltransferase family 2 protein, giving the protein MNHQSVDAATATSFLPMVSVVVPIYNGEADLPELINCLLSQTYPKERVEYLLVDNNSSDRTLTILKTSAENYPITIHPLSENQIQSSYAARNTGIRAATGEIIVFTDADCRPQPQWLDTLIKPFINKEVVIVAGEIVALPGTTLLERHAELQETLSQKHTLNHSFRPYGQTANLAIRRIALEKAGLFRPYLTTGGDADICWRILGENIGRLEFAPDAIVQHRHRNTLKELQSQWRRYGRSNRYLHELHGVDLMREMTPKEYGYRLTRWLLKEIPRDIKKALAQPNPGIAGQATLVNLLNTPIGLFTARARTAGQRDAKLPENAKIIDRL; this is encoded by the coding sequence ATGAATCATCAGTCAGTTGATGCAGCCACCGCCACCAGCTTTTTACCAATGGTGTCGGTGGTTGTTCCTATTTATAACGGTGAGGCGGATTTACCAGAGTTAATCAATTGTCTATTGTCTCAAACTTACCCAAAAGAACGGGTAGAGTACTTGTTGGTGGACAATAATAGTAGCGATCGCACTCTCACTATCCTCAAAACATCTGCCGAAAATTACCCAATTACAATTCACCCATTGAGTGAAAACCAAATTCAAAGCTCTTATGCTGCTCGAAATACTGGGATTCGCGCCGCTACGGGTGAAATTATCGTTTTTACCGATGCAGATTGTCGTCCACAACCACAATGGTTAGATACACTAATTAAACCTTTTATCAATAAAGAAGTGGTAATTGTTGCTGGTGAAATTGTGGCACTACCAGGCACAACACTACTAGAAAGACACGCAGAACTTCAGGAAACTCTATCGCAAAAGCACACTCTGAACCATTCCTTTCGTCCCTATGGTCAAACGGCTAATTTGGCGATTCGACGCATAGCCTTAGAAAAAGCTGGTTTATTTCGCCCTTATCTTACCACTGGTGGCGATGCCGATATTTGCTGGCGGATTTTAGGGGAAAACATCGGACGTTTGGAATTTGCTCCCGATGCGATCGTTCAGCACCGCCACCGCAATACACTCAAAGAATTGCAAAGTCAATGGCGGCGCTATGGACGCTCAAATCGCTATCTGCACGAACTACACGGTGTAGATTTGATGCGAGAGATGACACCCAAAGAATACGGCTATCGTTTGACACGTTGGTTATTGAAAGAAATACCAAGAGATATTAAAAAGGCGTTGGCGCAGCCCAACCCAGGCATCGCGGGTCAAGCCACCCTTGTAAACTTATTAAATACTCCCATTGGTTTGTTCACAGCTAGAGCGCGTACTGCTGGGCAAAGAGACGCCAAGCTACCAGAGAATGCCAAGATAATTGATCGACTATAA
- a CDS encoding TatD family hydrolase: MMPNAPSPMPNVQYPIIKTMMFIDPHIHMCSRTTYDYLVMREYGIVAVIEPAFWLGQPRTNAGSFKDYFSSLVGWERFRASQFGIQHYCTIGLNPKEANNEALATEVMELLPLYACKEGVVAIGEIGYDDMTEAEDKYFCQQLEIAKELDMLVLIHTPHRNKKAGASRSMDRCIEYGLDPSQVVIDHNNEETVEEVLGRGFWAAFTIYPQTKMGNARMVEVVRKYGRDRIIVDSSADWGISDPLAVPKTAQLMLDRGIPEEDVRAVCYENALAAYSQTGQMKASDWLNPQSVDQRQMFSGNSVLRGQEPGIKSVSDYVLIE, from the coding sequence ATGATGCCCAATGCCCCATCACCAATGCCCAATGTCCAATACCCAATTATTAAAACCATGATGTTCATCGATCCTCACATTCACATGTGTTCCCGTACTACTTACGATTACTTAGTAATGCGAGAATATGGTATTGTCGCTGTCATTGAACCAGCCTTTTGGTTAGGACAACCCCGAACCAACGCCGGCTCATTTAAAGACTACTTCAGTAGTCTTGTGGGTTGGGAACGGTTTCGTGCTAGTCAGTTTGGCATCCAGCACTACTGCACAATCGGACTAAATCCGAAAGAAGCTAACAATGAAGCACTAGCAACAGAAGTTATGGAACTGCTACCACTTTATGCCTGTAAAGAAGGAGTTGTTGCCATTGGCGAGATTGGCTATGACGATATGACAGAGGCAGAGGATAAATACTTTTGTCAACAGTTAGAAATAGCTAAAGAACTCGATATGTTAGTACTAATTCATACTCCTCATCGGAATAAAAAGGCGGGTGCTAGTCGGAGTATGGATCGCTGCATTGAATATGGTTTAGATCCTTCACAAGTAGTTATCGATCACAACAACGAAGAAACCGTTGAAGAAGTATTAGGACGCGGTTTTTGGGCCGCTTTCACTATTTACCCACAGACGAAAATGGGTAACGCCAGAATGGTAGAAGTTGTCCGTAAGTATGGACGCGATCGCATCATTGTAGATAGTAGTGCTGATTGGGGTATTAGCGATCCTTTAGCAGTTCCAAAAACGGCTCAGTTGATGTTAGATAGGGGCATTCCTGAAGAAGATGTCCGAGCAGTTTGTTATGAAAATGCCCTAGCTGCCTACAGCCAAACTGGACAGATGAAAGCATCAGACTGGCTCAATCCCCAATCTGTAGATCAGCGCCAAATGTTCAGTGGTAACTCTGTGCTGCGAGGACAGGAACCAGGAATCAAATCAGTTTCAGATTATGTGTTGATTGAGTAG
- the eboC gene encoding UbiA-like protein EboC (EboC, a homolog the polyprenyltransferase UbiA, belongs to system of proteins involved in the trafficking of precursor metabolites to an extracytoplasmic compartment so that the biosynthesis of certain natural products, such as scytonemin, can be completed.) encodes MNVASLNFQGWRGYLELMRPANIVTAWADILVGFAASGSGIIFTKLINGEASFAVLIPLSWLLLATTGLYGGGIVFNDVFDAKLDAKERPNRAIPSGRVSRQNATLLGSILFIIGIIAAFQVSLLSAAIATFITLSCLLYNSLAKHHPFFGPLNMGLCRGSNLLLGVSVVPEIIGERWYLALIPVLYIAAITAISQGEVHGGKKITGVLALLLIAIVLTAVLALGLLDEYTAIAALPFAVFLAIRILPNFIKAAREPIAENIRNAVKIGVLSLIVLDATVASGFAGLYYGLLVLILLPISMKLAQLFAVT; translated from the coding sequence GTGAATGTTGCAAGCTTAAATTTTCAAGGCTGGCGGGGTTATTTAGAATTGATGCGTCCTGCTAATATTGTTACTGCTTGGGCGGATATTCTTGTTGGTTTTGCTGCTTCTGGATCTGGGATTATTTTTACTAAATTAATTAACGGAGAAGCAAGTTTTGCCGTACTAATTCCATTATCTTGGTTGTTATTGGCTACAACTGGTTTATACGGCGGCGGTATAGTTTTTAATGATGTTTTTGATGCGAAATTAGATGCAAAAGAACGACCAAATAGAGCAATTCCGAGTGGTCGTGTATCTCGTCAAAATGCTACTTTATTGGGAAGTATACTATTTATAATCGGGATTATAGCTGCTTTTCAAGTATCGTTGTTGAGTGCTGCGATCGCAACATTTATCACTCTTTCATGCCTCCTCTATAACTCACTCGCCAAACATCATCCTTTCTTTGGCCCTTTAAATATGGGTTTGTGCCGTGGTAGTAACTTATTATTAGGTGTAAGTGTTGTACCCGAAATCATCGGAGAACGTTGGTATTTAGCGCTAATTCCTGTTCTTTATATTGCTGCGATCACCGCAATTAGTCAGGGTGAAGTTCACGGAGGTAAGAAGATTACGGGAGTATTAGCACTACTGCTAATTGCAATAGTTTTAACAGCAGTTTTAGCTTTAGGATTATTAGATGAGTATACAGCGATCGCAGCACTACCATTCGCTGTTTTCTTAGCTATCAGAATATTGCCTAATTTTATCAAAGCGGCGCGTGAACCAATAGCCGAAAATATTCGAAATGCTGTGAAAATAGGTGTTTTATCTCTAATAGTCTTAGATGCAACAGTTGCATCTGGTTTTGCTGGTTTGTATTACGGTTTATTAGTGCTAATCTTGCTACCAATTTCGATGAAATTAGCACAACTATTTGCTGTTACTTAA
- the ctpB gene encoding carboxyl-terminal processing protease CtpB, whose product MNQSAKSYSPLQVALIGGAIATTATMSVFGPAWTRGVRAALALQDSPKVIVDQVWQLVNHEYVDGKFNQQDWQATRQSLLSKDYSSREEAYTAIREALQKLGDPYTRFMDPQQFEALTNQTSGEVSGIGVRMEVNEKTQRLTVVEAIENSPALKAGIKAGDEILAIDGKPTLKMKVDDASKLIRGKAGTPIKIRLGRTGQNAFDLKLTRASIEVPTVRYTLRQEGNRRVGYIRLREFSAHAADQMQRAIRDLNTKKVDSYVLDLRGNPGGLLQASIEIARMWYDNGGIVKTVDRVGSSEETKANRTALTNRPLAVLVDGNSASASEILTGALKDNKRAVVVGGQTFGKALVQSVHELADGSGLAVTIAHYYTPAGTDINHKGITPDIKLDLTEAQERQLASNPDLIGTKSDPQYARAIAILSNNNFAQPPANQPTQPMSRAGDLKF is encoded by the coding sequence ATGAACCAATCTGCGAAAAGTTACTCACCGCTCCAAGTAGCCTTGATTGGTGGAGCGATCGCCACGACTGCTACGATGTCTGTATTCGGCCCTGCTTGGACTCGTGGTGTCCGTGCTGCTCTAGCCCTACAAGACAGCCCAAAAGTGATAGTTGACCAAGTTTGGCAACTGGTAAATCATGAATATGTTGATGGTAAATTTAATCAACAAGATTGGCAAGCAACCAGGCAAAGCCTGTTGAGCAAAGACTACTCTTCTCGCGAAGAAGCATACACCGCCATCCGCGAAGCATTACAAAAGTTGGGAGATCCTTATACTCGATTCATGGACCCCCAACAGTTTGAAGCCCTGACGAACCAAACATCTGGAGAAGTCTCTGGTATTGGCGTTCGGATGGAAGTGAACGAAAAAACTCAGCGGCTAACTGTTGTCGAAGCCATAGAAAATTCTCCAGCGCTGAAAGCTGGGATCAAAGCAGGCGATGAAATTTTGGCAATTGATGGCAAACCCACTCTCAAAATGAAAGTGGATGACGCCTCCAAGTTAATCCGTGGCAAAGCGGGTACTCCCATCAAAATACGACTGGGACGGACGGGCCAAAATGCCTTTGATTTGAAGCTAACAAGAGCAAGTATTGAAGTACCAACAGTACGCTATACCCTCAGACAAGAAGGGAATCGCCGCGTTGGCTATATTCGTTTGCGAGAATTTAGCGCCCACGCCGCAGACCAAATGCAACGAGCCATCCGCGATTTGAATACTAAGAAAGTTGATTCTTATGTCTTAGATTTGCGGGGAAATCCTGGCGGGTTATTGCAGGCAAGCATTGAAATTGCTCGGATGTGGTACGATAACGGCGGAATTGTCAAGACAGTAGACCGTGTGGGCAGCAGTGAAGAAACTAAAGCCAATCGCACTGCTTTGACAAATCGTCCTTTGGCGGTCTTGGTAGATGGTAATTCCGCTAGTGCTAGCGAAATCCTCACAGGGGCACTCAAGGATAACAAGCGGGCGGTAGTCGTTGGTGGTCAAACCTTTGGCAAAGCCTTAGTGCAGTCAGTTCATGAACTCGCAGATGGTTCCGGCTTGGCTGTCACCATTGCTCATTACTACACCCCTGCGGGAACGGATATTAACCATAAAGGGATTACGCCAGATATCAAGCTAGACTTGACAGAGGCACAAGAGCGTCAGTTGGCTTCTAATCCAGATTTAATCGGCACTAAGAGCGATCCGCAATATGCCCGGGCGATCGCAATTTTATCAAATAATAACTTTGCCCAGCCGCCGGCAAATCAACCTACTCAACCCATGAGTCGCGCTGGTGACTTGAAATTTTAG
- a CDS encoding 3-dehydroquinate synthase — protein sequence MAIQQKTALNLQPINQCVRVTFNYDVHFTKGLFQLDNPLLAQVIAADGEITPKQVLAVVDGGFLQYQDGLLKKLSAYAQRYEDVLTLSGEPIVVPGGETVKNDSRFIEQIHQQINASGLCRHSYVLAIGGGAVLDMAGYAATTAHRGIRLLRVPTTVLGQNDSGVGVKNGINAFGKKNFLGTFMPPYAVLNDFDFLTSLDDRDWRSGIAEAVKVALIKDADFFDFIMTNADKLANRDMDIMERLIYRCSQLHLEHIAGSGDPFEMGSSRPLDFGHWAAHKLEHLTNYSLRHGEAVAIGIALDTTYSYLTGQLLQSEWQRVLTTLKKLGFTLYASALTEQLDKLDHPHCIFRGLTEFREHLGGQLTITLLQGIGEGIEVNHVDLFLYKDAILMLQNWELLH from the coding sequence ATGGCTATTCAACAAAAAACCGCTCTTAATCTGCAACCAATTAACCAATGTGTCCGTGTAACTTTCAATTATGATGTTCACTTCACTAAAGGTTTGTTTCAGTTAGATAATCCTTTACTTGCACAAGTTATTGCCGCAGATGGGGAAATAACCCCAAAGCAAGTGCTAGCAGTGGTAGATGGAGGATTTTTACAGTATCAGGATGGGTTACTAAAAAAATTATCAGCCTATGCCCAGCGTTATGAAGATGTGCTAACACTAAGCGGTGAACCGATAGTAGTGCCGGGTGGAGAAACAGTCAAGAACGATTCTCGATTTATAGAGCAAATTCATCAGCAAATCAATGCATCTGGATTGTGCCGTCACTCCTACGTATTAGCAATTGGAGGTGGAGCCGTCCTAGATATGGCAGGATACGCAGCAACAACGGCTCACCGAGGAATTCGACTGCTACGAGTACCAACAACAGTATTAGGGCAAAATGATTCGGGTGTAGGGGTAAAGAACGGAATCAATGCCTTCGGAAAGAAAAACTTTTTGGGTACATTCATGCCACCTTATGCTGTCTTGAATGACTTTGATTTTCTGACTAGCCTTGACGATCGAGATTGGCGATCGGGTATTGCAGAAGCGGTGAAAGTAGCGCTGATTAAAGATGCAGATTTCTTCGATTTCATTATGACTAATGCCGATAAATTGGCTAATCGAGACATGGACATAATGGAAAGGCTAATCTATCGCTGTTCTCAGTTGCACTTAGAGCATATTGCTGGTAGCGGCGATCCCTTTGAAATGGGTTCATCGCGTCCTTTAGATTTTGGACACTGGGCGGCTCACAAACTAGAGCATTTAACTAATTACAGCCTACGTCATGGTGAAGCTGTAGCGATCGGCATTGCTTTAGATACGACCTATTCATATTTAACAGGGCAACTCTTGCAATCAGAATGGCAAAGGGTTCTAACTACACTCAAGAAATTAGGCTTTACTTTGTACGCATCAGCACTGACAGAGCAATTAGATAAGCTAGACCATCCGCATTGTATATTTAGGGGGCTTACCGAGTTCCGTGAACACTTGGGAGGGCAATTAACCATTACCCTTCTACAAGGAATTGGAGAGGGAATAGAAGTTAACCACGTGGATTTGTTTTTGTATAAAGATGCTATCTTGATGCTGCAAAATTGGGAACTTTTGCATTAA